One window of Triticum dicoccoides isolate Atlit2015 ecotype Zavitan chromosome 5A, WEW_v2.0, whole genome shotgun sequence genomic DNA carries:
- the LOC119299791 gene encoding factor of DNA methylation 1-like — protein sequence MAETGDASRLPTSLDVLASDVHSRLEFHRYAFMDCVGIKNALHCVIEERENLQQRQNAIDQLVAEKDSLTKKNEELAAELESLKEQLQARESSDQQQGSGFQQSHSGMAHPRSMPKRKRQSGDEDVDEHELMEDLSVIDNPDQGLNTELEATRKEISDIHSKLIEGFTDLSTTGGRNIALKNIGQLDDRPFLAACRKKLPAEEAREKAKEVHRVWQGHIQNPEWNPFKTVTVEGIPKEIIDVNDDKLQGLCAAWGEGVHKAVVSCLVEIQESGRLGDRNIVPEVWNYKCKRKATHSESIEYLFGQVKRLSDAKSRTGSAR from the exons ATGGCTGAGACAGGAGATGCAAGTCGCTTGCCAACATCCCTTGATGTGCTGGCTTCAGATGTTCACTCCAGGCTGGAGTTCCACAGGTATGCCTTCATGGACTGTGTTGGCATAAAAAATGCGCTTCACTGTGTCATCGAAGAAAGGGAAAATCTCCAGCAACGACAGAATG CGATTGACCAACTGGTTGCTGAAAAGGACAGCCTCACTAAAAAGAATGAAGAGCTGGCAGCAGAGCTTGAATCTCTGAAGGAACAGCTCCAAGCAAGGGAATCGAGCGATCAACAGCAGGGAAGTGGTTTTCAGCAGAGCCACTCTGGAATG GCACACCCAAGATCAATGCCGAAAAGGAAACGGCAATCTggagatgaagatgttgatgagcaTGAGCTTATGGAAGATCTTTCCGTTATAGATAATCCTGATCAAGGTTTAAACACTGAGCTTGAGGCTACTAGAAAGGAAATTTCTGATATCCACTCTAAGCTGATTGAG GGGTTCACTGATCTTAGTACTACTGGAGGAAGGAATATCGCCCTAAAAAACATAGGGCAATTGGATGACAGGCCATTCCTGGCGGCATGCCGTAAGAAGCTGCCTGCCGAAGAAGCAAGAGAAAAAGCTAAAGAAGTACACCGTGTTTGGCAGGGGCATATACAGAACCCAGAGTGGAATCCCTTCAAGACTGTCACAGTTGAAGGTATCCCAAAG GAGATTATTGATGTCAATGATGACAAGCTGCAAGGGCTATGTGCTGCATGGGGTGAAGGGGTGCACAAGGCTGTGGTGAGTTGTTTGGTAGAAATTCAAGAAAGTGGCAGGCTGGGAGATAGAAACATTGTGCCCGAGGTCTGGAATTACAAGTGCAAGAGAAAAGCCACTCACAGTGAGAGCATCGAGTACTTGTTCGGTCAAGTGAAGCGTCTGAGTGACGCGAAATCCAGAACCGGCAG CGCAAGGTGA